The proteins below come from a single Cannabis sativa cultivar Pink pepper isolate KNU-18-1 chromosome 3, ASM2916894v1, whole genome shotgun sequence genomic window:
- the LOC115708916 gene encoding formin-like protein 4: MAQQFPPWILTFTFIMITINLTLPVLSFSPQNIETTYPYPNPSPPTSSPLPSKPPSSNSPTQLPTPVEPAATTGPSTSSKGKIAKVVAATAVSTVVVTAAALFFVQRYMVAKRKRENGAVAVAGAAAGGGGGGGPVVQTIGRSEFVRYDGGFKGFIVDENGLDVLYWRKLEMKNNNNNNNNNSKENGNDDNRRRRRNEAVQEIPLLRGRSSSSHVVKVVVPVEEEEPETRSSSSSSSAPPPSAPPTPPPPPPPPPKNTSAPAPPPPPPPKRHNLHSVPKPPLGSKGGKEEATMSTTAPVKLKPLHWDKVNTNAEHSMVWDKVNDNGSFRFDGDLMEALFGCVATNRKSPKGNEAPKAINAPPPQVFILDNRKSQNIAIILKSLYISRREIIDSLMDGHGLNAETLEKLSRIAPTEEEQSKILEFHGDPTRLADAESFLFHILKVVPSAFTRIDAMSFRSNYSFEILQLKESIRTLDSACKELRTRGLFMKLLEAILKAGNRMNAGTSRGNAQAFNLNSLRKLSDVRSTDGKTTLLHFVVEEVVRSEGKRCVLNRNRSTSRSYSRQSSNSSSSSSSSKTTSLASHEKEKEYVMLGLPVVGGLSSEFSNVKKAAAIDYDTFSTTSSAVLKRAEDVRKLIVSQSIKGGFAREMETFLDAAEEEVKVVEREQLRVMELVRKTTEYYQAGTSKEKGAHPFQLFVIVKDFLVMVDLVCVEIARDLQKKKKRVAAESPRSTQLSSMISTTTSPSAHVNRPTVKFPNLPDNFMSDKSSDSDDD, encoded by the exons ATGGCACAACAATTTCCGCCATGGATTCTCACCTTCACCTTCATCATGATCACCATCAATCTCACTCTCCCagttctctctttctctcctcaAAACATAGAAACCACCTACCCATACCCAAACCCATCTCCACCAACCTCTTCTCCCCTTCCATCAAAACCCCCATCTTCAAATTCACCCACTCAACTTCCGACGCCGGTCGAACCAGCGGCGACGACGGGTCCTTCCACGTCATCAAAAGGGAAGATAGCTAAGGTGGTAGCCGCTACGGCGGTTAGTACTGTGGTGGTTACTGCCGCAGCTCTCTTTTTCGTTCAACGATATATGGTCgctaaaagaaagagagagaatggTGCCGTCGCGGTCGCCGGCGCCGCCGCTGGCGGCGGCGGCGGCGGAGGGCCGGTTGTGCAGACGATTGGTCGGAGTGAGTTTGTGAGGTATGATGGTGGTTTTAAGGGTTTCATTGTTGATGAAAATGGTCTTGATGTTTTGTATTGGAGAAAACTTgagatgaaaaataataataataataataataataattcaaaagaaAATGGTAATGATGATAATCGTCGCCGGAGAAGGAATGAAGCTGTTCAAGAGATTCCTTTACTCAGGGGAAGATCATCAAGTTCTCATGTAGTTAAAGTTGTTGTTCcggtagaagaagaagaacccgAAACTCGATCGTCGTCGTCGTCTTCGTCGGCTCCACCGCCTTCGGCTCCTCCTACGCCTCCACCTCCACCGCCACCACCCCCGAAAAATACTTCTGCTCCTGCTCCTCCGCCTCCTCCGCCGCCTAAGAGGCATAATTTGCATTCGGTTCCGAAACCGCCATTGGGATCAAAAGGAGGTAAGGAGGAGGCAACAATGTCTACAACAGCACCGGTGAAATTGAAGCCGTTGCATTGGGATAAGGTGAATACGAATGCTGAACATTCCATGGTTTGGGATAAAGTCAATGACAATGGCTCATTTAG GTTTGATGGAGATTTAATGGAAGCTCTTTTTGGATGTGTTGCAACAAATAGAAAATCCCCAAAAGGAAACGAAGCACCAAAAGCTATAAATGCTCCCCCACCTCAAGTTTTCATACTAGACAACAGAAAATCACAGAACATAGCCATAATTCTCAAGTCACTCTACATTTCCAGAAGAGAAATCATTGATTCTCTCATGGATGGTCATGGTTTGAATGCCGAGACACTCGAAAAGCTCTCGAGAATCGCTCCCACCGAAGAAGAACAATCGAAGATCCTCGAATTCCATGGAGACCCCACTAGGCTAGCAGACGCCGAGAGCTTTCTGTTCCACATTTTGAAAGTTGTTCCGTCGGCTTTTACTCGCATTGACGCCATGTCGTTCAGGTCGAACTACAGTTTCGAGATTTTGCAGCTAAAGGAGTCTATTCGAACGCTTGATTCGGCCTGCAAGGAGCTGAGGACTCGCGGGCTGTTCATGAAACTATTGGAGGCGATTCTCAAGGCCGGGAATCGTATGAATGCTGGCACTTCTAGAGGGAATGCACAAGCTTTTAACCTCAATTCATTAAGGAAACTTTCTGATGTTAGAAGCACCGATGGAAAGACGACTCTTCTTCATTTCGTGGTGGAAGAAGTCGTTCGGTCTGAGGGAAAACGGTGTGTTTTGAATAGAAATCGCAGCACGAGTCGCTCATACTCGCGACAGAGTAGTAATAGCAGCAGCAGCAGTAGCTCAAGTAAGACGACGAGTTTAGCAAGTCACGAAAAAGAGAAGGAATATGTAATGTTGGGGTTACCGGTAGTGGGAGGTCTAAGTTCCGAATTCTCTAATGTAAAAAAAGCCGCAGCCATAGATTACGACACTTTTTCAACGACATCCTCTGCTGTCTTGAAAAGAGCAGAGGATGTTCGAAAACTTATCGTGTCACAATCCATTAAAGGTGGATTCGCGAGAGAGATGGAGACATTTCTCGACGCTGCAGAAGAGGAAGTTAAGGTTGTTGAGAGAGAACAATTGAGGGTAATGGAGCTCGTGAGGAAGACGACGGAGTATTATCAAGCGGGAACTTCgaaggagaaaggagctcaccCATTTCAGCTCTTTGTTATTGTAAAGGATTTCTTGGTCATGGTTGATCTTGTTTGTGTTGAAATTGCCAGGGATttgcaaaagaagaagaagagagtggcGGCTGAAAGTCCACGATCGACACAACTTTCGAGCATGATTAGTACTACTACATCTCCGTCGGCTCATGTCAATAGGCCGACGGTAAAGTTCCCTAACTTGCCAGACAATTTCATGTCTGACAAGTCTAGTGATTCAGATGATGATTAA
- the LOC115709528 gene encoding pollen receptor-like kinase 2, protein MFWQLGLFFFFFFVFSNAIKTFVHHHHHNPSSSLFFKAFVFFFSLISLLSFSTISNSVRPLPLQPLPMAMAMAMAQPHQHYHMIRLMFFLHFFFLVVFAYSEIDPLLTFKESLHLENNSKFLATWSASTAPCSGRDANWEGILCSQHGNVWGLKLENMGLKGVIDVNALKQLVDLRTISFMNNGFDGPMPNLGELSALKSVYLSNNHFFGEIDSVMFSKMLSLKKADLSNNHFVGVIPSGLTLLPKLVLLRLEGNHFQGQIPLFPNIKWASFNVSNNELSGEIPPTLSNLDPSSFQGNDDLCGQPLKPCGFGKPSLLSIVVVIVVVVIALAAIVLVIIILSRRSNSISRREPATSIEAPPSPAPISVQAKAGPSNSLNACVEDQAGGDELHQSSSPLGSSASSKKKVADKFKVTFVRDDREKFDMQDLLRASAEMLGGGQFGSAYKAALLSGPVMVVKRFKQMNNVGREEFQQHMRRLGRLRHPNLLPLVAYYYNKDEKLLLFDYIDNTTTLAFHLQVDHRPLDWKTRLKIVKGIARGILHLHNELPSLISSHGHLNTSNILLKEDFEPILCDYGLIPLMNQEDAHQLMSAYKSPEYLQHGRITKKTDVWSLGILILQIVTGREEVEELVKSSNIPPDELVIEKHEGWEEEEMVKLLKIGMKCCAGDLEKRLDIKEASEKIEELKEVVSTSSDHQNHHEITTTSARNSTAMHDLNDEDFYSSCASDVDMRSSRAMSDEFININFKG, encoded by the exons ATGTTTTGGCAGTTaggcttgttttttttttttttctttgttttttccaATGCCATCAAAACTTTTGTTCATCACCATCATcacaacccttcttcttctcttttcttcaaagcttttgttttttttttttcactcatTTCTCTCCTCAGTTTCAGCACCATAAGCAACAGTGTACGGCCACTACCACTACAACCATTGCCAATGGCAATGGCAATGGCAATGGCACAACCTCATCAACATTATCATATGATTAGGCTAATGTTTTTCTTACATTTCTTTTTCCTTGTTGTTTTCGCCTATTCGGAAATCGACCCTCTTTTAACATTCAAGGAATCTTTACATTTAGAGAACAATTCCAAATTTTTGGCCACTTGGAGTGCCTCAACCGCGCCCTGCTCGGGGCGCGATGCTAATTGGGAAGGCATTCTTTGTAGCCAACATGGTAATGTATGGGGTTTGAAGCTTGAGAATATGGGACTAAAGGGTGTTATTGATGTTAATGCTCTTAAACAATTGGTTGATTTGAGAACCATTAGTTTTATGAACAATGGTTTTGATGGACCAATGCCTAATCTTGGTGAACTTAGTGCTCTTAAATCAGTTTACTTATCTAATAATCATTTCTTTGGTGAGATTGACTCTGTTATGTTCTCAAAAATGCTTTCTTTGAAAAAAGCAGATCTTTCTAACAATCATTTTGTGGGTGTTATTCCTTCTGGATTGACACTTTTGCCTAAGCTTGTTTTGCTTAGGCTTGAGGGTAATCATTTTCAAGGCCAAATACCACTTTTCCCAAACATCAAATGGGCTTCTTTTAATGTCTCTAATAATGAATTGAGTGGTGAAATCCCACCAACACTTAGTAATTTGGATCCATCCTCATTTCAAG GGAATGATGATTTATGTGGGCAACCTTTGAAACCATGTGGTTTTGGAAAACCATCATTACTAAGCATAGTGGTGGTAATTGTAGTGGTTGTAATTGCACTAGCTGCAATAGTTCTTGTCATTATCATCCTAAGCCGGCGCAGCAACAGCATCAGCCGTCGTGAGCCAGCTACCTCTATAGAGGCCCCGCCTTCGCCTGCACCAATATCAGTGCAGGCGAAAGCAGGGCCTAGTAATAGTTTAAATGCTTGTGTGGAAGATCAAGCAGGCGGCGATGAACTGCATCAGAGTTCATCGCCGCTTGGAAGTAGCGCGAGTAGCAAGAAGAAAGTAGCAGACAAGTTTAAGGTGACATTTGTGAGAGATGATAGGGAGAAGTTTGACATGCAAGACTTGCTTAGAGCTTCGGCGGAGATGTTGGGTGGCGGGCAATTCGGTTCTGCCTATAAGGCTGCTCTGTTGAGTGGTCCTGTTATGGTTGTGAAGAGGTTTAAGCAAATGAACAATGTAGGAAGAGAGGAGTTTCAACAACATATGAGGAGATTAGGAAGGTTGAGACACCCTAATTTGCTTCCTCTTGTGGCTTATTACTATAACAAGGATGAAAAGCTCTTGCTTTTTGACTACATTGACAATACTACAACCTTGGCTTTTCACCTTCAAG TTGATCATCGTCCACTTGATTGGAAAACGCGGTTAAAGATTGTAAAAGGGATAGCTAGAGGCATTTTACATCTCCACAACGAGCTTCCAAGCCTAATCTCGAGTCACGGACACCTCAACACCTCAAACATTCTTCTCAAAGAAGATTTTGAGCCAATACTTTGTGACTATGGCCTAATCCCATTGATGAATCAAGAAGACGCCCATCAATTAATGTCGGCTTACAAATCGCCAGAGTACCTCCAACACGGGCGAATCACCAAGAAAACAGACGTGTGGAGCCTCGGCATATTGATACTCCAAATAGTGACCGGAAGAGAAGAAGTAGAGGAATTGGTGAAGAGCTCAAATATCCCACCGGACGAGTTAGTGATCGAAAAGCATGAAGGTTGGGAGGAAGAAGAGATGGTGAAGCTATTGAAGATAGGAATGAAGTGTTGCGCCGGCGATTTGGAGAAGAGATTGGATATCAAAGAAGCAAGCGAGAAAATTGAAGAATTGAAAGAAGTTGTTAGTACAAGTAGTGATCATCAAAATCACCATGAGATTACTACTACTAGTGCTAGAAATAGTACAGCTATGCATGATTTAAATGATGAAGATTTTTACTCATCTTGTGCTAGTGATGTTGATATGAGATCTTCAAGAGCAATGTCTGATGAATTTATCAATATCAACTTCAAAGGTTGA
- the LOC115711398 gene encoding uncharacterized protein LOC115711398 isoform X1, with amino-acid sequence MFQSSNHKLWNLSPHSQKRPLFISKSQAHHHQNNELKLNPNLMVSPKQLIRKFKMELKPPKKEYAHYDHTDPCRFLRWNARESHEFMYNRPWNQVLDFYSQLVNGTVSLSVLFGTQKCDVVDDGIDAEIPDFSNKTELERVLLAKKSSRWARVTFKVDVAYHGASFDGWQKQPGLNTVQGLVEKSIGNFIDEDKAQLLRDKSLPVEGCVTVAGRTDKGVTALQQVCSFYTWRKDNKCKDIEDAINSMAPGKLKVKSVSEVSRAFHPNFSAKWRRYLYIFPLSNEDESQLSNGNGEIVEDHGSNENCSDGAGNDEKEELESGKKPQTFSVNRVNQLLQQLEGKLLSYRMFARDTKASRNEGPPTECFLYHARATETRLPSSDCTEGTRVMCIELVANRFLRKMVRVLVATSIREAAAGAEEDALIKLMDATCRRATAPPAPPDGLSLVDVGYTEFDSRICLVQERKKMSELV; translated from the exons ATGTTTCAGAGCTCAAATCATAAGTTGTGGAATCTGAGTCCACACTCACAGAAAAGACCACTTTTCATCTCTAAATCCCAAGCtcatcatcatcaaaataatGAGCTGAAGCTCAATCCCAATCTCATGGTCTCACCCAAACAACTCATTCGCAAATTTAAAATGGAACTCAAGCCACCCAAGAAGGAATATGCTCATTACGACCACACTGACCCCTGCAGATTTTTGCGATGGAATGCTAG GGAAAGCCATGAGTTCATGTACAATCGACCATGGAACCAAGTTCTTGATTTTTATTCCCAACTTGTCAATGGAACTGTGTCTTTATCAGTATTGTTTGGGACACAA AAATGTGATGTTGTTGATGATGGCATTGATGCTGAGATTCCTGATTTTTCGAATAAAACCGAATTAGAACGTGTTTTGCTTGCTAAAAAGTCTAGTAGGTGGGCAAGAGTAACATTCAAAGTTGATGTTGCTTATCATGGTGCTTCATTTGATGGGTGGCAAAAGCAACCAGGATTAAACACAGTTCAGGG TTTGGTAGAAAAATCTATTGGAAATTTTATCGATGAGGATAAAGCGCAGCTGCTCAGAGACAAATCTTTACCAGTAGAAGGCTGTGTCACTGTTGCCGGACGCACTGACAAAGGAGTCACAGCCCTTCAACAAGTTTGTTCTTTTT ATACTTGGAGAAAGGATAATAAATGTAAAGATATTGAAGACGCAATCAATAGTATGGCACCAGGAAAACTCAAAGTCAAATCTGTTTCTGAG GTATCTCGTGCCTTCCATCCAAATTTCTCTGCCAAATGGAGGCGGTACCTATATATTTTCCCCTTAAGCAATGAGGACGAGAGTCAATTAAGTAACGGGAATGGAGAGATCGTCGAAGATCATGGAAGCAATGAAAATTGCAGCGACGGGGCAGGTAATGATGAGAAGGAAGAGTTAGAAAGTGGGAAGAAACCACAGACGTTTAGTGTGAACCGGGTGAACCAGCTTTTACAGCAACTAGAAGGAAAGTTACTATCATATAGGATGTTTGCCCGTGATACAAAAGCTTCTCGAAATGA AGGTCCACCGACGGAGTGTTTTCTCTACCATGCTAGAGCCACCGAAACCAGATTGCCATCTTCA GATTGCACAGAAGGAACAAGAGTTATGTGTATCGAATTGGTAGCTAATCGGTTCTTAAGGAAG ATGGTTCGGGTTCTTGTGGCAACGTCGATAAGAGAAGCTGCAGCAGGCGCAGAAGAAGACGCGTTGATAAAGCTTATGGATGCCACATGCAGACGCGCCACTGCTCCTCCAGCACCCCCTGATGGCTTGAGTCTTGTGGATGTAGGGTATACCGAGTTCGATTCTCGAATTTGTCTTGTtcaggaaagaaaaaaaatgagtgAATTAGTTTAG
- the LOC115711398 gene encoding uncharacterized protein LOC115711398 isoform X2 — MFQSSNHKLWNLSPHSQKRPLFISKSQAHHHQNNELKLNPNLMVSPKQLIRKFKMELKPPKKEYAHYDHTDPCRFLRWNARESHEFMYNRPWNQVLDFYSQLVNGTVSLSVLFGTQKCDVVDDGIDAEIPDFSNKTELERVLLAKKSSRWARVTFKVDVAYHGASFDGWQKQPGLNTVQGLVEKSIGNFIDEDKAQLLRDKSLPVEGCVTVAGRTDKGVTALQQVCSFYTWRKDNKCKDIEDAINSMAPGKLKVKSVSEVSRAFHPNFSAKWRRYLYIFPLSNEDESQLSNGNGEIVEDHGSNENCSDGAGNDEKEELESGKKPQTFSVNRVNQLLQQLEGKLLSYRMFARDTKASRNEGPPTECFLYHARATETRLPSSDCTEGTRVMCIELVANRFLRKCCLTDGSGSCGNVDKRSCSRRRRRRVDKAYGCHMQTRHCSSSTP; from the exons ATGTTTCAGAGCTCAAATCATAAGTTGTGGAATCTGAGTCCACACTCACAGAAAAGACCACTTTTCATCTCTAAATCCCAAGCtcatcatcatcaaaataatGAGCTGAAGCTCAATCCCAATCTCATGGTCTCACCCAAACAACTCATTCGCAAATTTAAAATGGAACTCAAGCCACCCAAGAAGGAATATGCTCATTACGACCACACTGACCCCTGCAGATTTTTGCGATGGAATGCTAG GGAAAGCCATGAGTTCATGTACAATCGACCATGGAACCAAGTTCTTGATTTTTATTCCCAACTTGTCAATGGAACTGTGTCTTTATCAGTATTGTTTGGGACACAA AAATGTGATGTTGTTGATGATGGCATTGATGCTGAGATTCCTGATTTTTCGAATAAAACCGAATTAGAACGTGTTTTGCTTGCTAAAAAGTCTAGTAGGTGGGCAAGAGTAACATTCAAAGTTGATGTTGCTTATCATGGTGCTTCATTTGATGGGTGGCAAAAGCAACCAGGATTAAACACAGTTCAGGG TTTGGTAGAAAAATCTATTGGAAATTTTATCGATGAGGATAAAGCGCAGCTGCTCAGAGACAAATCTTTACCAGTAGAAGGCTGTGTCACTGTTGCCGGACGCACTGACAAAGGAGTCACAGCCCTTCAACAAGTTTGTTCTTTTT ATACTTGGAGAAAGGATAATAAATGTAAAGATATTGAAGACGCAATCAATAGTATGGCACCAGGAAAACTCAAAGTCAAATCTGTTTCTGAG GTATCTCGTGCCTTCCATCCAAATTTCTCTGCCAAATGGAGGCGGTACCTATATATTTTCCCCTTAAGCAATGAGGACGAGAGTCAATTAAGTAACGGGAATGGAGAGATCGTCGAAGATCATGGAAGCAATGAAAATTGCAGCGACGGGGCAGGTAATGATGAGAAGGAAGAGTTAGAAAGTGGGAAGAAACCACAGACGTTTAGTGTGAACCGGGTGAACCAGCTTTTACAGCAACTAGAAGGAAAGTTACTATCATATAGGATGTTTGCCCGTGATACAAAAGCTTCTCGAAATGA AGGTCCACCGACGGAGTGTTTTCTCTACCATGCTAGAGCCACCGAAACCAGATTGCCATCTTCA GATTGCACAGAAGGAACAAGAGTTATGTGTATCGAATTGGTAGCTAATCGGTTCTTAAGGAAG TGTTGTTTAACAGATGGTTCGGGTTCTTGTGGCAACGTCGATAAGAGAAGCTGCAGCAGGCGCAGAAGAAGACGCGTTGATAAAGCTTATGGATGCCACATGCAGACGCGCCACTGCTCCTCCAGCACCCCCTGA